The Littorina saxatilis isolate snail1 linkage group LG1, US_GU_Lsax_2.0, whole genome shotgun sequence nucleotide sequence CTTTCATAGGATTTCATAGGAGCACATACCTGAATTTCGCCAAACGCACCAATGACTTGCTGGAAAGCAAAACCAAAGGAAATGGCGTACACCATGCCTGCAGGGACCAGGAAACATGCAATGGCGTCATTGATGTTTGGAGCAATAGTGTACACAGAAGGCGGCCACAGACAatgaatgattggacggtgcaGCAAGAGTGTCAAGGGACAGAACCCAAGCGAGAAGATCACTGGCATCAAAATGTTCAGCAGTTCTCGTCCGTTGATCGGACCTTGACCTTGAATGTGTTGGATGATCTCAAGATCGTTGCTTTCAAACAGAGGTTTGAGGTTGGTAGACTCAGTGGAGCTTTCTTCAGTCGAAAATGTATTGCTTTGGAGTTTGTTTGCTTTCAGTTCAAACAATCTGTTATCTGTTTTTTCGAAGGTGTGTGAGATTCTGATGTGATTATCACGGCAACCGTTGCCATGGAGACTTCCACACGAATCACGGTGGTTGACCTTAGAGTTGATGTGAATCGTCTTTTTTTTCGACTTGCAACGCACAACGAGAACCCAGATCAGCAGTCCTGGAAGATAAGAATCAAACGAATGAAACCGTATTATTTCGACATAATAGTACACAACTCAAAAATAGTTTCACAAATATCAACCAAACACAAACTGTTCCCTCTCTAACAGCCGCATGAGAAatatgctctgtctgtctgtctgtttgtctgtttgcctgtctctgTTCgtatgcattgtgtgtgtgtgtgtgtgtgtgtgtgtgtgtgtgtgtgtgtgtgtgtgtgtgtgtgtgcgcgcgcgtgcgtgcgtgcgtgtgcgtacatgcgtatgcgcgggtttgtgtgtgtgcgtatgtaggTGAGCTCACACTTGCACTGTgatttctttctctgttttttctttctttctttctttctttctttctttctttctttctttctttctttctttcttactttctttctttctttctttctttctttctttctttctttctttctttctttctttctttctttctttcttactttcttttttactttctttccttttctttctttcttactttctttctttcttactttctttctttcttacttactttctttctttctttctttctttctttctttttcttactttctttctttctgtctttctttctgtctttctttttatctttcgcTTATTGGACTGATTTCTCATCTTAGCTAATTTATTTATAACTTTTCTGGAAAAAACAAACCGAACACACACATGGTATTCATAGTCTATCACAAACTCATTAAGTTATTTTCCTTCTCTCGAAGTTCGACAGTCTTGACACTTTACAAATTAATGTTCCGCGACCAGTAAGGCTAACGGATCGACCGTTTAGCATGTTTGGCGATGCATTAGCAAATGAAACAAAGTCACCCGAGTGGAACGTGAGTGTCTGATGAatactccctctctctgtctctgtctctctccctctctctgtctctctctctgtctccctctctgtctctctctctttctctctctctctctctctctctctctctctctctctctctctctctctctctcaaaggcCAAGTCGGTAATTGCAAaactgtgtttatttttttatcttttatATTGATTATTGATTAAAAAAAGCTGCAGCCTGCAACGTACAGGTAGAGagtgaaaaacaaacaacagtaAATCAAGGTACAAGCTTTTTACTTACACAGATTAACGCTGCAGAAACATTTGCTAGTTGTTTTTGCGACTTGATTTGAATCTACTGTTACATGTAAAAGAAAAGATTACACCAGCCTCAACCTGCCAGACAACAAagggacagatagacagacacagggacagacagagagatatactgagagacaggcagagagacagactgagagacagacacacagacagacagatagatagacagacacacacacataaaacagcGTACCAGCACAAACGCAGGCAAGACAGGACAATGGCGGAAAAAGCAACTCGGGAATTGAGGCAGACATCACTCCTTCCGCCTCCGCGCTTGGCACGCCGGTACTTGTCTCTGGCTCTGCCGTTGGTGACGCCATTTTGGAGTATATagtgttggtttttgtttaaaaagacgTCGGATACTAAATTGACTTCCGATCAAATATCTGCAAtataaggagaaaaaaaaataaagttaaacATTTACATCAAATCAGCTGTGAGCTGAGTTCACTGACGTATCTACAACTGACGCACGCCGTATATTCGGCTATACCGAGAGCGCGCTAACGCCAGGTGTAAACAAAGCGTTGTTGCCAAGTTCACGGCAAGTGTCccccattcaaaacaaaatgtgtctcTTTGAAATCACGTACAGCTTAAATCTATAGTTGTGGGAATGATTAAGGTTTGAATCTAGTACATATTTGGTTTTCAACAAAAAATATACACGTAAACAAACATGTTTGCTGTAGATCTGTCCTCACTCAAGAATATTCGCCCACTTTCATCCCATCCTACACGCCTCTGTGTCGATAAATGGACTGACAAGCCATTATGTTCCTTGATAAGTCCTGCGCTTATAATTATGTGAAATATCACCATTCAAAAGGTCTGTATTCTGCACAAATTCAAAAAGAAATGAAGCAGTCAAAACTCTGTGGTAGTGCACCGCCGCAACGTCTGGCTCGAAATGAGATTGCCTCCGCTCGTTTGAAACTATACAGCATCAACACACTCAAGCCAACAACGCTTGGCGGTAGCGGCGGCGTACACTCGATATAGCCTAAAATATACGGGGTGCAACGGGGAGAAAAATGTTGTTATTCATTGTTGCATTCCCTAGTGCTTTTCAACCCTGTGGCGGTTTGAACAATCACTTCTGATAGTGTGCGAATTGGGCATGATGTAGATTTGATATCTCCCCTCCCAAGCCACCCCCACCtcattttcaaaaaagaaaaggttGCTTAAATGTCACAAATAAAGAAGAATAAcgcttgcgcgcgcgcgcgtgtttgtttgtgtgtgtgtgtgtatgtgtgtctatgtgtgagtgtgtgtgtgtgtgtgtgtgtgtgtgtgtgtgtgtgtgtgtgtgtgtcacggtgtcacggtgtcacggtgtgtgtgtgtgagtgtgcgcgtgtgtgtgtatgtatgtgtgtgtgtgtgtgtgtgtgtgtgtgtgtgtgtgtgtgtatgtgggtatgtgtgtgtgtgtatatgtatgtgtatgtgtgtgtgtatgtttgtgtgtgtgtgtgtgtgagagagagagagagagagagagagagagagagagagagagagagagacagacagatagacagatagacagacagacagacagacagacagcgatagacagagagagagagagagagacagacagacagacagacagacagacagacagacagacagacagacagacagacagagacagagacagagacagacacacagagagacacacagagagacagagagaggggtatGGGAGAAAAAGTGAAGTGTTCCGCATCCCTGTGCATGGATCACCTCTTCTCAGGGGCATAAGGTGATTagctgtacaactcataaaaGTGTCAATCTCTCAGGCGTTTAAAAGTCTAATAATATCGATCTATCCACGTATATTTAAGTTTTTCATCGTCATTACCGTTAACTCATTAAAACTTCCTTCTGTGAGTAACGCTCACTGTCTGAACGTAAGTCTAAACAAGCCAACGTCGGGAATCATGttgtgaacaacaacaacaaaagaaaagaaaacaagtcgcgtaaggcgaaaatacaatatttagtcaagtagctgtcgaactcacagaatgaaactgaacgcaatgccattttactcgtagcatcgtcaggccaccgctcatggcaaaggcagtgaaattgacaagaagagcggggtagtagttgcgctaagaaggatagcacgcttttctgtacctctctttgttttaactttctgagcgtgtttttaatccaaacatatcatatctatatgtttttggaatcaggaaccgacaaggaataagatgaaagtgtttttaaattgatttggacaatttaattttgataataatttttatatatttaattttttcagagcttgtttttaatccgaatataacatatttatatgtttttggaatcagcaaatgatggagaataagataaacgtaaatttggatcgttttataaatttttatttttttttacaattttccgatttttaatgaccaaagtcattaattaatttttaagccaccaagctgaaatgcaataccgaaccccgggcttcgtcgaagattacttgaccaaaatttgaaccaatttggttgaaaaatgagggcgtgacagtgccgcctcaactttcacgaaaagccggatatgacgtcatcaaagacatttatcaaaaaaatgaaaaaaacgttcggggatttcatacccaggaactctcatgtcaaatttcataaagatcggtccagtagtttagtctgaatcgctctacacacacacacacacgcacacacacacacacatacaccacgaccctcgtttcgattccccctcgatgttaaaatatttagtcaaaacttgactaaatataaaaagaaatacatgtttttaaaacactGACAATAATCTTGACGTTTTATGAATATTTATACTTTCATTCACGTCAAAACGATTATGCCAAGCGTCACATTTTAATCAAGTAATTTCTCGCACTCACATAGgttttactaaaaaaaaaaccattcagCAGTAAATATCCACTTTGAACAAAaagcggggcggggatgtagctcagtcggtagcgcgctggatttgtatccagtacagttggccgctgtcagcgtgagttcgtccccacgttcggcgagagatttatttctcagagtcaactttgtgtgcagactctcctcggtgtccgaaccccccccccccccccccccccccccgtatgtacacgcaagcacaagaccaagtgcgcacgaaaaaatcctgtaatccatgtcagagttcggtgggttatagaaacacgaaaatacccagcatgcttcctccaaaaacggcgtatgggtgcctaaatgacggggtaaaaaaacggtcttacacgtaaaattccactcgtgcaaaaaacacgagtgcacgtgggagtttcagcccacgaacgcagaagaagaagaagaagaagaacaaaaagcgATCAAGCTGAGTCCAAGCAGAAGGATGCAAGGATGTTCATTTTCCCCATTAATGCCTAGACAGATCTCGTGCTGAAAATGAAAGTGGCGTGTTCCATTAATTTGTGCCCGTTTGACCTAACTTGCTAttaggtcgtgagttcgaatcccggtcgctgccgcctggtgggttaagagtggagatttttccgatctcccaggtcaacttatgtgcagacctgctagtgactttacCCCCTTCGtgagtacacgcaagcacaagaccaagtgcgcacggaaaagatcctgtaatccatgtcggagttcggtgggttatggaaacacgaaaatacccagcatgcctactcaacgaaagcggagtaagctgactatgctctcagagtatagtgtggggaatcCAAATGGGGAAACGAggtcacacgtaaccagacaattctggaacgctgaagaagaagaagaagctttaaCCTGCTAATGCTTGTTCACTATTATCTTATCCACGTGAGCGCTTTCTTCTCTTTGTTTTACACATCTTAAAGACACACGTACTCCTTCTCATTAAAGCATGTTGGGCGTCAGCATTCCAGATCTAGtcagttttttttctcaggatatgactatccctccacttggtcacataccaaaaaatgAACATCATGTTTGCTCTGTTTGTGACATGtgaaaaaagcaaacaacagTATGCGCCTGCGGAGCGCTTTTATCTTGTTTACGAGTGTACATTGGGTTTCATTTCAGTGGGTTACAaacacatagacaaacacatttagacaagacagatagacacacatgcATAAATGCACCAGAAATGAAGAAACACGAAAAACTACAATAGGCTTACCTCTTATGACTTGACAGTTAGTGACAGCGATCCTGAAAATAAAGATGAACATTATTTACATACGAGCATGGTAAATAATATTATGAGTTGTTCGCTTTGAACAAGACACATGGGAGTGTAGATAACAGAAGAAGGCGACAAATACGCACTGCAGTATATTAAAAGTACAGTCCTGCTCGTGCAAGTGATAATTAATGTACACCATCACTCGACAGTTTTGTGTTCCCGGGCCCGAACGACTTCGGGAAACTCCGTGAGACCTTTCGGAACCGTTCGGAAACAAGCGAACGTTTTCAATATGGCAACTGTGAGAAAGAAGACTTGTCTGTCCAGTTGTTTTTTAATTTACATGTTACAAGAGCCACAGTCCACTtggacacaaacacaaatcCTGCCTCCTGTACAGAGTAGAATTCTTTTGTAGAATTATTTTCTTAGAttgacgtttgtttgtttgtgtgtttgtttgtttgcttaacgcccagtccaccacgaagggccatatcagggcggtgctgctttgacatttaacgtgcgccacacacaagacagaagtcgcagcacaggcttcatgtctcacccagtcacattattctgacaccggaccaaccagtcctagcactaaccccataatgccagacgccaggcggagcagccactagattgccaattttaaagtcttaggtatgacccggccggggttcgaacccacgacccccccgctcacagggcggacgccttaccactaggccaccgtgttgcggtcagATTGACGTTGACAAAACTGAAAACGTGTCATTTATAAAAGAAAGTCATGAACAAATTCTACTCTGCACAGattatggactgggtggccgagtggtaacgcacttgcgctcggaagcgagaggttgcgtgttcaggcctgggtcaggccgcaattttctcccccctttcctaacataggtggtgggttcaagtgctagtctttcggatgagacgaaaaaccgaggtcccttcgtgtacactacattggggtgtgcacgctaaagatcccacgattgacaaaagggtctttcctggcaaaattgtataggcatagataaaaatgtccaccaaatacccgtgtgacttggaataaagtgtaaaaaaattccatctcacacggcattaagtctcagggcttggaaacatgaatacacgcatgcaggaaaaaatataaaaaaaaatgggtagcgccgtatactgtatggcagctcgctttccccagggagaaagcagcccgaatttctgtgaggttaccctcatggactatataaaatcttatccttatccttacagccaggctgtggatttttggtatgtgtgtaagtggaaGGACGATGGACAGTGCTGTGGTAGTACACATGCACGCGTAAGACGGGAGGACTTTACTTTAAAAGCGATTACTGGTCGGATaggccagggacctatatttcaTATAGGTCTATGAATAGGCGTACAGCAGCTTAAACCAGGAAGGTAGCCTAACTGCGTGACTCACAACCAGCTGCACGGATACGAAAGCGAGACAGATTTAAGAACAACGagactgtctgtgtctttgtgaaatgaAGACACACAGTATCAACAGTTTATTGAGCCGAACCTTGAGAGGAAGAACAGTatgaaacaaatatttttttaagtGATAGTTTCAAGTGCACACAcggtgcaagagagagagagagagagagaaagagagagagagagagagagagagagagagagagagagagagagtgtgtgtgtgtgtgtgtgtgtgtgtgtgtgtgtgtgtgtgtgtgtgtgtgtgttggaaacagacaaacaggccaATAACCAGTaggacataagacataagacactACATAAGataatttattgtccatacaattaaacaaaggatagaaaagtgtggttcatctgctcttaaaacaaccaaacaacatatgacaacaaccctaaacataaaaaaacataaaaacatgcgAAGTGAAAACACCTGAAGTACTTGAGACAGGCACGTATGCCCACACCCACACTACCTTCACACACActaccttcacacacacacacacacacacacacacacacacacacacacacacacacacacacacacacacacacacacacacacacacacagttaaccaaacaaaattatttcttacacaCATGAATAATATAGTACACAAATAGAGGATACCAATCACACAAACGTTGCATGTCACACTTGAACAACAATTCAACATAAACAGAAGACATTCAGGTATCGTCACTTTTAACAAAAACTGTAGCACTAGTAATTAACACGTAAAACGCTGTCAAAATCTCACCTGTATGAGATAAAGAACATTCCTCAGCAGTCCGTGACGCCAGTGTATGTATGGAGCATCCAATATCACATCGGCGACAAAAGCAACTGCTGCATAGCATTTGCTTTCCACTTCACACCACTCGTTGATTCAGCTTCCCGCGCGAGACGAGCCACAGGCAAGGAAATCACATGACGGATTTCTATAAGTAGATATAGAGCATCACAGATTTACGTCAGAGGATCACATGACACGTCGAGATGCTAAAAATAGCGGTAAACATCTACCGCAACCACTACACCAGCATTAGCGATGACGACAACAGTACCGACTGCAGAAACAGTTCAAACATTGTTTACGAAACCTTTGTTACATCAATAAGTGTAAATTCAACTTTCGCATGCAAAAACGAGCGCCGATGTTAAAGTTGAAATCGTTGCTTCACCGGTAGTCTTTGACCTTTAAGCCGAAAACTGTGTGAAATTTCAGTCATGCCAATTGCATAAATTTACGAGTAAAATCTGATTATTCACATTCATaattacataattattcaaaatgtcTCGACGAAGCAGAGCCTGGACAgttgggaggggggagagagagagagagagagagagagagagagagagagagagagagagagagagagagagagagagtgagagagagagagagacagagacagagagagtgtgagagagaaagagagagagagaaagagagagagagagagagagattgagagagagagagagagagagagagagagagagagagagagagagagagagagagagagagagggcgggagGGTATCAAtgaggtgggacatggatacgcTTTCTGAGTCATCCTCGTGTACGTcctggcctggattcgaaccagtAACTCGAGTATCTCACGTCCATGCAGTGCACTACCAACTGAGATACCAGACATCAAGGTATATGAAGCTTCATCACAACATAGGCAATTTGACCGTTTTGCCACAGAATAATCTTAGGCTGTTTTTACAATCAATGAGTCAGCCTCACTATTTCTCTCCATCTTGACCGGTAGGCGAGAATCCTTATGAGACACTTGACCGATTTTTGGTCAGATTGACCAGCCTTTTCCAATATGTTAGGTTTTGTAAAGATTGTGCATATCTTTATCTAGACCGTTTCCAAAGAGCGGTGTCCGTCGCAGACTTGAGTTCAGCAACTGTTGGCAGTGGCCTATTGCATCTGCATCCTAATCGGAAgttcgtgagttcaaatcccggccgcggtcgCCTGTTGGGttgagggtggagatttttccgatctcccaggttaacttatgtgcagaactgctagtgccttactccccttcatgtgtacacgcaagcacaaaaccaagtgcgcacgataaagatcatgtaatccatgtcagatttcggtgggttgtagaaacacgaaaatacccagcatgcttcccccgaaagcggcgtatggctgcctgaatggcggggtaaaaacggtcatacatgtaaaagaaaacacgaacaaaaaagaagaagaagaaggatcgatGGATACAATTTGAATAATGGTCGATTGCTGAGTTTGGTGGGACGGCGGTGCCAGTGAACGGCGAGGTGTAGTGTAATGCTTTCTAGATCAATATTGGTGCACCAGTGTACCAGTGACCAATGACCAATGGTGACATGAACCAACACTGCGGAATAAACAAAAGAAACGAGCTTAACACTTTTATCATACAGCTATGTACGTGCGTTAATGAGAGTATTTTAGTGGCAAATCCTTTTCC carries:
- the LOC138977909 gene encoding uncharacterized protein — its product is MASPTAEPETSTGVPSAEAEGVMSASIPELLFPPLSCLACVCAGLLIWVLVVRCKSKKKTIHINSKVNHRDSCGSLHGNGCRDNHIRISHTFEKTDNRLFELKANKLQSNTFSTEESSTESTNLKPLFESNDLEIIQHIQGQGPINGRELLNILMPVIFSLGFCPLTLLLHRPIIHCLWPPSVYTIAPNINDAIACFLVPAGMVYAISFGFAFQQVIGAFGEIQIGVQRRAEQLQKLLTLISHLTSVTMASRLAMLRIVKDVTLTSASKMIGCTDHRSNSKDLEDLLRLLYITKVKDTPEAKDRDLWQRSVFDRLEKVLLEDDLLSSRIVTTRIHGLQWAFLETLGYLTFLGMLLVQCSSYRAELAVCLVTVISISLLCYIVADLDSPFYGVFRVHLDCICDVIRRLDDAFNETAAAVMLEMSISDFEEGRETHKKDTHERAKRFLKI